DNA sequence from the Hydrogenobacter hydrogenophilus genome:
AAAGAGGTAGGACTTTTTGGAAAAGTATGGAGCGAAGAAGAGGCGGAGAAACTCATAACCAAGGGTAAGCTTGTAATCCAAAGCAGGAACTGTATGGATTGCCACACCTTACTCGGAAACGGTGCTTACTACGCGCCAGATTTGACGAAGGCATGGCTGGACCCCAAATGGGAAAAACAGCTCATACCCATGACAGGAGCAAATACGAAAGAAGAAGCCATGAAAGCTTTTCTTATGAATCCTGATAAGTACCCTACCTGGGTAAGAAGAATGCCAAACCTAAGACTTTCAGAAGATGAAGCGGTAGCGGTGGTTGCTTATCTCAAGTGGATGTCTGCCATAGACACCAACGGCTTTCCGGCTAATTTCCCGGAAGTCAAAGTATCACAATAAGGAGGTGTTATCATGGAAAGGCTTTACGAATCCCAAAAGTTAGCTCTTTGGTACTTTTGGACTGCAATAGTGCTTTTTGGTGCACAGGTACTTTTTGGTCTTCTTGCTGCCATACAGTATGTCAATCCTGACTTCCTTTACGGAACGCTCAACTTTATGACCAACAGGATGATTCACATAAACGCTATGGTAGTTTGGCTACTCATGGGTTTTATAGGTGGTATATACTGGTTTTTACCCCTTGAGACAGACAGGGAAGTAGTGGGCATAAAACTGGGCAAGCTCGCATATTTTGCCTTCGTAGGTGCGGTTGCTGTCGTTGTTCTCGTTTTCCTTCTGAAGCAGTTTGGAAAGGGAGATTACTTCACACTGTGGTTTATAACTGAAGGAAGGGAATATGTAGAAGCACCTCGGTGGGCAGACATAGGCATAGTTGCGGTTGCTCTGATAGTTGCCTACAATGTGATAGCCACAACCATAGCAAGCAAAAAGATTACGGGTATACTGGGTGTCTTAATAGTTGACCTTGCTGCACTTTTTGGTCTTTACTTGGCGGGTATGTTCTTCACTCCCAATGTTTCTGTTGATCAGTTTTGGTGGTGGTGGGTGGTTCACCTATGGGTTGAAGCTACATGGGAAGTTCTCGTAGGTGTGCTTATGGGATGGTTGCTAATGCACCTTTTAGGCACTCCAAGAAAGATCATAGAGGCGTGGCTTTACATTGAGGTGATGCTCGTTTTCGGAACGGGCATACTGGGACTTGGACACCACTACTACTGGATAGGAACACCTGAATACTGGCTTGGGATAGGTGGCTTCTTTTCTTCCCTTGAGCCTCTTCCTCTGGTAGCCATGGTGATACACGCCGTTTACGATGCTGGAGTTCACAGGCTTCAAACTGTTAACAGACCAGCGCTTTTCTGGGCTTTTGCTCAGGCTTTCGGAAACCTCTTTGGTGCAGGGGTTTGGGGTTTTATGCACACTTTACCTCAGATTAACCTCTTTAGTCATGGGACACAACTTGCAGCAGCGCACGGACACCTCGCTTTCTTTGGAGCTTATGTATCCGCAAACTTAGCTCTTTTCTACTACATACTCGGTAAGACAAGAGTAAAGGAAGGCTACATAATGAACGGCACTCTCTGGAAAATCGCCTACGCTGGGCTTATAATAAGCATGTTTGGTATGGTTGCTTCTTTAACTGTTGCTGGTTTTGCTCAAACTATGATAGAAAGGGCAACGCTTGGAAGCACTTGGGAAGCATACATACAGGCTCAAATGCACCCATGGATGGAAGAAGCTTACAGATGGAGGCTCTTCTTTGGGGTTATGTTTTTGCTTTCCTATATAGTCCTGCTTTATGACCTTATAACTGCGGGTAAAAGAGTAGAAGCTTTGAAGGAGGCTGAAGTTGCTGGCTGATACCATATACAGACTTATGCTTTTTGGGTTTTTAATGGTCCTCTTTGCCTGCTTTTATGCCATACTTTACGCTTTTGGGAAGGTTGCACGCCTTCCCTCCCTTCAAAAACTTTCTTACAGCTTTGGACTGCTTCAGTTTTTATCTGGTTTAGGTATGTTTTTTTCCGACTATCTGGACTTCTTCTGGAGAATCATAGTACTTTTTAGTGCCTTTGCCTACATCTTTATACCTCCCCTCATGTGGAAAGTGGTGGTAGCCTTTCACAGAGAGTAAAGTTTCTTCAAAAAAGTTATATAATTAATAATTAACCCCGCAACGGGAAAGGGTGAACCCCGCCAGGCCCGAAAGGGAGCAACGGTAAGCCTGCAGTCCCGGGTGCGGGGTAGGGCCCGTAGCTCAGCTGGATAGAGCAAGGGATTTCTAATCCCTAGGTCGGGGGTTCGAGTCCCTCCGGGCCCGCTTTAAGAAGTAGGTCAAAATATAAACCCTACTTCTACACCTAATCTGGTCTGGTTTTTCTTTCCGTTATTTGTAAAAGGCTTATCAGCACTTACGTAAGAAAGTTCACCCCTGATAAACAAAGGTCCCTTAGTGTAAGCTGGTGTCAAAGTAAAAGTCCAACCCTTGTTTGAATCTCCAATGCCTACGAGGTCTATTCCCCCCACATCAGAGTTGTCTTTTACATACTCTATCCTACCAGAAACCTTAAAGGGTTTAAGGTCATAGGAAAAATGAAGACATCCGCTGCTTGCCTTTGCCTTTGCAGGAACCTGCGCTGTACTATCTTTGGGAGCTTCTACATACATAAAGTCAGCACCTAAGGTAAGCTTGTCCAGTGTATAAGAGGCAACTACATTGAATTCTCTTTTATTTGCTGGCAGAGCTGTGTCGTTAGGTCTTGAGCTCTTGTCAGGTAGGAGTATATTGAAAGAGACGGAACCATCCTTTATAGGTGTTAAAGCTAAGCTCGCCTCAAGGGCAGGTTTGGGATGAGTGGTGCTAAGGGTGTAAAAACCGTCATTTACTCCGAGCTTTACGGAAAATAGATCTGTACTGTAAGTTAGTCTTGCACCGCTGTGCACCACGGGTTGCATGTTCCATATGAGACCTCTCTGAATGTAGTTGTTAAGATAAGTAA
Encoded proteins:
- a CDS encoding cbb3-type cytochrome c oxidase subunit I; translated protein: MERLYESQKLALWYFWTAIVLFGAQVLFGLLAAIQYVNPDFLYGTLNFMTNRMIHINAMVVWLLMGFIGGIYWFLPLETDREVVGIKLGKLAYFAFVGAVAVVVLVFLLKQFGKGDYFTLWFITEGREYVEAPRWADIGIVAVALIVAYNVIATTIASKKITGILGVLIVDLAALFGLYLAGMFFTPNVSVDQFWWWWVVHLWVEATWEVLVGVLMGWLLMHLLGTPRKIIEAWLYIEVMLVFGTGILGLGHHYYWIGTPEYWLGIGGFFSSLEPLPLVAMVIHAVYDAGVHRLQTVNRPALFWAFAQAFGNLFGAGVWGFMHTLPQINLFSHGTQLAAAHGHLAFFGAYVSANLALFYYILGKTRVKEGYIMNGTLWKIAYAGLIISMFGMVASLTVAGFAQTMIERATLGSTWEAYIQAQMHPWMEEAYRWRLFFGVMFLLSYIVLLYDLITAGKRVEALKEAEVAG
- a CDS encoding c-type cytochrome; the protein is MNVGWLEVVLITLLISVVVSLVLARGRHWLEPGFWKVAAVITSSVMTITLVLLTVDTSRKISMGSKRVPSPSVINREIGYVYSPDRRAMVPTLGKEVGLFGKVWSEEEAEKLITKGKLVIQSRNCMDCHTLLGNGAYYAPDLTKAWLDPKWEKQLIPMTGANTKEEAMKAFLMNPDKYPTWVRRMPNLRLSEDEAVAVVAYLKWMSAIDTNGFPANFPEVKVSQ
- a CDS encoding porin, producing the protein MKKLVLLSLCVSIAQALELKVEPVGSINVSGALTGYSIYTNNRVGNDKKTRYDIGSALISISKTAQPVGFTLIGGAYSLPVVGVGLSNTSTYTNLYSALPIAYIEVAPVKGLSVQVGKLPTLIGYESAFTYLNNYIQRGLIWNMQPVVHSGARLTYSTDLFSVKLGVNDGFYTLSTTHPKPALEASLALTPIKDGSVSFNILLPDKSSRPNDTALPANKREFNVVASYTLDKLTLGADFMYVEAPKDSTAQVPAKAKASSGCLHFSYDLKPFKVSGRIEYVKDNSDVGGIDLVGIGDSNKGWTFTLTPAYTKGPLFIRGELSYVSADKPFTNNGKKNQTRLGVEVGFIF